From Uloborus diversus isolate 005 chromosome 8, Udiv.v.3.1, whole genome shotgun sequence, a single genomic window includes:
- the LOC129227419 gene encoding uncharacterized protein LOC129227419 isoform X1 has protein sequence MEHRSRKRKNKTTSCISNQNHAAKYSNRSSAVLQEQFDHSNIVNSSNQLNLSHTKLAQLNANKVFNSSVNKRPISCVARTKEGSVESANERKKSSKKRTNTSNRCANSLESDTFKKSRTKCNKQMRTSKQTVSICPLEISLSPGTPGRNAPFTSTAADGKGRQKFPIDGNVCVVSDLEDSSNDNFVEASAAFLSMCMDESKRHSYKSPLGTKFSSDVEESVLSQVLNKNSVEKSLLKLPLISDNICNLIGLYSALEKCNQKSKEISQVQPSKEKTSFGKQNRALGEKTSLCDYELDSETEENEIHHQTKLKKIDLTSDASSTKSENKVIKSMKGQVKSGKKKILSDGRIKVNYFKAELVKVPDKPKNFSLRDKELDGEIEESGFPTSETCIANISCQQTNEARNNVTSDASSSGTKNSREVVRQKKRVSFAENIEINGVGVSNKVRQSTTTETYSVVKSLLTVPQMSKNSRNPLNEVHSELEKEDKKGKAKSKIQSSRQKVALKNRNKLGKCGEKTPLCDYKFDGETENIAIEICDQNNLDSDPSIGTNNMAGKRMNRKSVRHRKKRFTFCGSDEEDNENVHNLRRSTRTRRTPLSPWRNERARYRILENGDIAFIDITDK, from the coding sequence ATGGAACATagatcaagaaaaagaaaaaacaagaccACATCATGCATTTCAAATCAGAACCATGCAGCAAAATACTCAAACAGAAGCTCTGCAGTTCTTCAAGAACAATTTGATCACAGCAATATTGTAAATTCTTCAAATCAGCTTAATCTTTCGCATACTAAATTAGCTCAACTGAATGCTAACAAAGTATTTAACAGTTCAGTTAATAAAAGGCCAATTTCTTGTGTTGCAAGAACAAAAGAAGGTTCGGTTGAATCAGCTAATGAAAGAAAGAAGTCATCGAAGAAACGGACAAACACATCCAACAGGTGCGCAAATTCTCTGGAATCTGATACTTTTAAAAAGTCAAGAACTAAGTGTAATAAACAAATGCGTACTTCAAAGCAAACTGTTAGTATTTGTCCTCTAGAAATATCTCTCTCCCCTGGCACCCCTGGAAGAAATGCGCCATTTACTTCAACTGCGGCTGATGGTAAAGGAAGACAGAAATTTCCTATAGATGGAAATGTATGCGTTGTGAGCGATTTAGAAGACAGTTCTAATGATAATTTTGTGGAAGCTTCTGCGGCTTTTCTTTCGATGTGTATGGATGAAAGCAAGCGTCATTCATACAAATCACCTCTGGGGACCAAGTTTTCAAGTGACGTAGAAGAATCTGTCTTGAGTCAAGTGTTAAACAAGAATTCTGTTGAAAAGTCGCTCCTAAAACTGCCTCTTATATCTGATAACATTTGTAATTTAATTGGACTGTACTCGGCATTAGAAAAATGCaatcaaaaaagtaaagaaatatcaCAAGTACAGCCTTCAAAAGAGAAAActtcatttggaaaacaaaatagAGCGTTAGGTGAAAAAACTTCTTTATGTGATTATGAATTGGACAGTGAGACTGAAGAAAATGAAATACATCACCAAACTAAATTGAAAAAGATAGACTTAACCAGTGATGCTTCTTCCACTAAGTCTGAAAATAAAGTTATAAAGAGTATGAAAGGTCAAGTCAAGAGTGGGAAGAAAAAGATTTTGTCTGATGGAAGAATCAAAGTTAACTACTTTAAAGCTGAGCTTGTTAAGGTTCCTGATAAgcctaaaaatttttctttacgtGATAAGGAATTGGACGGAGAGATCGAAGAAAGCGGATTTCCAACATCTGAAACATGTATTGCCAACATAAGCTGCCAACAAACCAATGAGGCAAGAAATAATGTCACTAGCGATGCTTCTTCCTCTGGGACTAAAAATAGTAGAGAGGTCGTACGTCAGAAGAAAAGAGTTTCATTCgctgaaaatattgaaattaatggtGTAGGTGTTAGTAACAAAGTACGACAATCAACCACAACAGAAACATATTCTGTTGTCAAATCACTTCTAACAGTTCCACAAATGTCTAAAAACAGTCGTAATCCTTTAAATGAAGTGCACTCAGAGTTGGAAAAGGAGGACAAGAAGGGTAAAGCCAAATCGAAAATACAATCATCAAGGCAGAAAGTCGCATTGAAAAACCGAAATAAACTTGGAAAATGTGGTGAAAAAACTCCTTTGTGTGATTATAAATTTGACGGAGAAACTGAAAACATTGCCATTGAAATTTGCGATCAGAATAATTTAGATAGTGATCCTTCTATTGGTACTAACAACATGGCGGGAAAAAGGATGAACAGGAAGTCAGTCAGGCATCGGAAGAAGAGGTTTACCTTCTGTggaagtgatgaagaagataatGAAAATGTTCATAATTTGCGACGATCGACGCGTACCCGAAGGACCCCATTGAGCCCTTGGCGAAATGAAAGGGCAAGATATCGGATTCTCGAAAATGGTGATATTGCTTTCATTGATATTactgataaatga
- the LOC129227419 gene encoding uncharacterized protein LOC129227419 isoform X2 yields the protein MEHRSRKRKNKTTSCISNQTSINHAAKYSNRSSAVLQEQFDHSNIVNSSNQPNLLSHTKLAQLNANKVFNSSVNKRPISCVARTKEGSVELSNERKKLSKKRTNTSNRCSNSLESDTFKKPRTKCYKQMRTSKQTVSICPLEISLSPGTPGRNAPFTSTAADGKGRQKFPIDGNVCVVSDLEDSSNDNFVEASAAFLSMCMDESKRHSYKSPLGTKFSSDVEESVLSQVLNRNSVEKSLLKLPLISENICNLIGVYSALEKCNQKREEISQVQPSKTSFGKSGKKKILSDGSIKVNYVKAKLVKVPDKPKKFSLRDKELDGEIEESGIPTSETCIASIICQQTNEARNNVTSDASSSLTKNSREVVRQKKRVSFAENIEINGVGVSNKVRQSTAMETYSVVKSNPTVPQMSKNSRNPLNEVHSELEKEDKKGKAKSKIQSSRQKVALKNRNKLGKCGEKIPLRDYKFDGETENIATEVCDQNNLDSDPSIGTNNMAGKSMNRKSVRHRKKRCTFCGSDEDDIESVRNLRRSMRTRRAPLRPWLNERARYRILKNGDIAFIDITDK from the coding sequence ATGGAACATagatcaagaaaaagaaaaaacaagaccACATCATGCATTTCAAATCAAACATCTATAAACCATGCAGCAAAATACTCAAACAGAAGCTCTGCAGTTCTTCAAGAACAATTTGATCACAGCAATATTGTAAATTCTTCAAATCAGCCTAATCTTCTTTCGCATACTAAATTAGCTCAACTGAATGCTAACAAAGTATTTAACAGTTCAGTTAATAAAAGGCCAATTTCTTGTGTTGCAAGAACAAAAGAAGGTTCGGTTGAATTAAGTAATGAAAGAAAGAAGTTATCGAAGAAACGGACAAACACATCCAACAGATGCTCAAATTCTCTGGAATCTGATACTTTTAAAAAGCCAAGAACTAAGTGCTATAAACAAATGCGTACTTCAAAGCAAACTGTTAGTATTTGTCCTCTAGAAATATCTCTCTCCCCTGGCACCCCTGGAAGAAATGCGCCATTTACTTCAACTGCGGCTGATGGTAAAGGAAGACAGAAATTTCCTATAGATGGAAATGTATGCGTTGTGAGTGATTTAGAAGACAGTTCTAATGATAATTTTGTGGAAGCTTCTGCGGCTTTTCTTTCGATGTGTATGGATGAAAGCAAGCGTCATTCATACAAATCACCTCTGGGGACCAAGTTTTCAAGTGACGTAGAAGAATCTGTCTTGAGTCAAGTGTTAAACAGGAATTCTGTTGAAAAGTCGCTCCTAAAACTGCCTCTTATATCTGAGAACATTTGTAATTTAATTGGAGTGTACTCGGCATTAGAAAAATGCAatcaaaaaagggaagaaatatcACAAGTACAGCCTTCAAAGACTTCATTTGGGAAGAGTGGGAAGAAAAAGATTTTGTCGGATGGAAGCATCAAAGTCAATTACGTTAAAGCTAAGCTTGTTAAGGTTCCTGAtaagcctaaaaaattttctttacgtGATAAGGAATTGGACGGAGAGATTGAAGAAAGCGGAATTCCAACATCTGAAACATGTATTGCCAGCATAATCTGCCAACAAACCAATGAGGCAAGAAATAATGTCACAAGCGATGCTTCTTCCTCTTTGACTAAAAATAGTAGAGAGGTCGTACGTCAGAAGAAAAGAGTTTCATTCgctgaaaatattgaaattaatggtGTAGGTGTTAGTAACAAAGTACGACAATCAACCGCAATGGAAACATATTCTGTTGTCAAATCAAATCCAACAGTTCCACAAATGTCTAAAAACAGTCGTAATCCTTTAAATGAAGTGCACTCAGAGTTGGAAAAGGAGGACAAGAAGGGTAAAGCCAAATCGAAAATACAATCATCAAGGCAGAAAGTTGCATTGAAAAACCGAAATAAACTTGGAAAATGTGGTGAAAAAATTCCTTTGCGTGATTATAAATTTGACGGAGAAACTGAAAACATTGCCACTGAAGTTTGCGATCAGAATAATTTAGATAGTGATCCTTCTATTGGTACTAACAACATGGCGGGAAAAAGTATGAACAGGAAGTCAGTCAGGCATCGGAAGAAGAGGTGTACTTTCTGTGGAAGTGATGAAGATGATATTGAAAGTGTTCGTAATTTGCGACGATCGATGCGTACCCGAAGGGCCCCATTGAGGCCTTGGCTAAATGAAAGGGCAAGATATCGGATTCTCAAAAATGGTGATATCGCTTTTATCGATATTactgataaatga